A window from Candidatus Nitrospira neomarina encodes these proteins:
- the glyS gene encoding glycine--tRNA ligase subunit beta: MATSRTPRKNVKAKAVSKSQPKTVSFLLEIGTEELPSAVLPQALEDLANLGQRLFADSRLKYESLTTVGTPRRLALLAKGVEPHQASLTQNILGPPVSAAFDASGQPTKAAWGFAKSQGVPVDQLRIQETPKGAYMAVETHQRGQSAKRVITEALPQILSKLAFPKAMRWNASRAKFGRPIRWVVALLGDQSLTVEFAGIQSSALTRGHRFYRAKGKKRGQTFPLTTANNYIETMKRLGVLVDPEERRRLITQEVSLLAKSAKGQVDPMYRDELIEAAVFGVEYPHAILGTFQKEFLAVPKPVLISSMKEHQGFFSLMTKDGALLPKFIAVTNMPWGNTPLMTKGNERVLAARLSDAQHFFKEDSKRPLHERVPALEGVLFHHKLGTVRQKVDRVGHLVGWMAEQIGRKDLDEVCRRAALLAKADLTTGMVGEFPTLQGVMGEEYARHDGESAEVCRALGEQYFPRFPEDQLPTELPGVLLAVADRCDSIVAFFAAGMSPSGSEDPLGLRRAAYGLVRIFAETPLRLAITSVVNRALEILDGQGGRVRATPQTGSEVVAFIVDRLRFYGRQHLGLREDVMEAVIRIPHAMDCDMGDLVARMQALEAMVPQPDFDPLMIGFKRAHRIVEKEQWTNAQPLPEQFVHESERRLFQALGVIQQHVRSSVSDRNYGKALQALLELKGPIDEFFGAVMVNDSDPQTRANRLSLLKGTDDLFLTVADLSCLQPASG, encoded by the coding sequence ATGGCAACATCAAGAACACCCCGCAAAAATGTCAAGGCCAAGGCGGTCTCAAAATCTCAGCCCAAGACTGTATCTTTTTTGTTGGAAATTGGGACGGAGGAATTGCCGTCGGCTGTTCTTCCGCAGGCATTGGAAGATCTGGCAAATCTTGGGCAACGGCTCTTTGCGGACAGTCGGTTGAAGTATGAGTCCTTGACGACCGTTGGCACGCCACGTCGGTTAGCCTTGCTGGCCAAAGGGGTGGAACCTCACCAAGCTTCTCTGACTCAAAACATATTGGGCCCGCCCGTCTCTGCAGCCTTCGATGCTTCGGGACAGCCCACCAAGGCGGCATGGGGGTTTGCCAAATCCCAAGGAGTGCCTGTTGACCAGCTTCGTATTCAAGAAACCCCAAAGGGGGCCTATATGGCGGTCGAAACACACCAACGGGGTCAGTCGGCCAAACGGGTGATCACGGAGGCACTTCCGCAGATCTTAAGTAAATTAGCTTTTCCGAAAGCGATGCGCTGGAATGCCTCGCGGGCGAAATTTGGTCGTCCGATTCGCTGGGTGGTCGCGTTATTAGGGGACCAATCGCTCACCGTAGAATTTGCCGGAATTCAATCCAGCGCCCTGACAAGAGGACATCGATTTTATCGGGCGAAAGGTAAAAAGCGGGGGCAGACGTTTCCACTCACCACCGCCAACAACTATATCGAGACCATGAAGCGACTGGGAGTGCTGGTTGATCCGGAAGAGCGTCGGCGTCTTATTACGCAAGAAGTCTCTCTGTTGGCTAAATCTGCTAAGGGTCAGGTTGACCCCATGTATCGGGATGAGCTGATTGAAGCAGCCGTCTTTGGTGTGGAATACCCGCACGCCATTCTCGGAACGTTTCAGAAGGAGTTTTTAGCGGTTCCCAAGCCGGTCCTGATCTCCTCGATGAAAGAGCATCAAGGGTTTTTCTCGCTGATGACAAAGGATGGCGCCCTCCTCCCAAAATTTATTGCGGTGACGAATATGCCGTGGGGAAATACCCCGCTCATGACCAAAGGGAATGAACGAGTCCTGGCAGCCCGCCTGAGTGACGCTCAACATTTTTTCAAAGAGGATTCGAAACGCCCACTGCATGAACGAGTGCCGGCATTAGAAGGCGTCCTCTTTCATCACAAGCTGGGAACCGTGCGTCAAAAAGTGGATCGGGTGGGTCACCTGGTCGGATGGATGGCTGAGCAGATCGGCCGGAAGGATCTGGATGAGGTGTGCCGACGCGCCGCTCTTTTGGCCAAGGCGGATTTGACGACCGGTATGGTGGGAGAGTTTCCGACCCTGCAAGGAGTGATGGGGGAAGAATATGCCAGGCACGATGGCGAATCGGCAGAGGTCTGTCGCGCTCTTGGCGAACAGTATTTCCCCCGATTTCCAGAAGATCAGTTGCCGACTGAACTCCCTGGTGTCCTACTCGCGGTGGCCGATCGGTGTGATTCCATCGTGGCATTTTTTGCGGCTGGAATGTCCCCCTCTGGCTCGGAAGATCCGTTAGGGTTACGTCGAGCCGCGTATGGGTTGGTGCGAATATTTGCAGAAACGCCACTCCGGCTGGCTATCACCTCTGTGGTGAATCGGGCGTTGGAGATCTTGGATGGACAAGGTGGGCGGGTGCGTGCCACTCCTCAGACCGGGTCAGAAGTGGTGGCGTTTATTGTCGACCGGCTTCGATTTTATGGCAGGCAACACCTGGGATTACGGGAAGATGTCATGGAAGCGGTCATCCGGATTCCCCATGCGATGGACTGTGACATGGGTGATCTGGTCGCACGCATGCAGGCCTTGGAGGCCATGGTGCCTCAACCGGATTTTGATCCGCTGATGATCGGGTTTAAGCGGGCTCACCGAATTGTCGAAAAAGAACAATGGACCAACGCGCAGCCCCTGCCTGAACAATTTGTGCATGAATCGGAGCGTCGGCTGTTTCAGGCCTTGGGGGTGATACAACAACACGTCCGCAGTTCAGTGAGTGACCGGAATTACGGAAAGGCTCTTCAGGCGTTGTTGGAACTCAAGGGCCCAATTGATGAGTTCTTCGGAGCCGTGATGGTCAATGATTCCGACCCACAGACACGGGCCAATCGCCTTTCCCTGTTAAAGGGGACGGATGACCTGTTTCTCACGGTAGCCGATTTGTCCTGTCTGCAACCGGCAAGTGGATAG
- a CDS encoding glycine--tRNA ligase subunit alpha, which produces MTFQDIILSLHQFWKSHHCILTQPYDTEKGAGTFNPATFLRAIGPEPWRAAYIEPCRRPTDGRYGDNPNRLQHYFQYQVVLKPAPADSQDLYLQSLAHLGLDPYQHDIQFLQDDWESPTLGAWGLGWEVRLDGMEITQFTYFQEIGGLELDPVTVELTYGLERIAMYLQQVDNVYDLMWTEDVRYGELYHESEVQFSVYNFEAADVDLIQTSFDRYEKECQQLLEHPRGLVLPAYDCCMKCSHLFNLLDARGAISVAQRTGYIGRVRNLARKCAQAYLGQRERMGFPLLGHAAASARPHRKQKVI; this is translated from the coding sequence GTGACCTTTCAAGATATTATTCTCTCCCTTCATCAGTTTTGGAAATCCCACCACTGCATTTTGACTCAGCCGTATGACACTGAAAAAGGGGCCGGGACGTTTAATCCGGCGACATTTCTTCGCGCGATCGGCCCTGAGCCTTGGCGTGCGGCCTATATTGAACCCTGTCGAAGACCAACCGATGGACGATATGGAGATAATCCGAATCGCCTTCAGCATTACTTCCAATATCAGGTGGTGTTGAAGCCGGCTCCTGCGGATTCGCAGGATCTGTATCTCCAAAGCCTTGCCCATTTAGGATTAGATCCCTATCAACATGATATTCAATTTCTTCAGGATGACTGGGAGTCTCCCACGTTAGGGGCTTGGGGGTTGGGATGGGAGGTCCGGTTAGATGGAATGGAGATCACGCAGTTTACCTACTTTCAGGAAATCGGGGGGTTGGAGTTAGATCCGGTCACGGTGGAGTTAACTTACGGGTTGGAACGCATTGCCATGTATTTACAGCAGGTCGATAACGTTTATGACCTGATGTGGACAGAAGACGTTCGATACGGCGAACTCTATCATGAATCCGAAGTTCAGTTTTCCGTCTACAACTTTGAGGCGGCGGATGTGGATTTGATTCAGACCAGCTTTGATCGCTACGAAAAGGAATGCCAACAGTTACTGGAGCATCCTCGGGGACTGGTGTTACCGGCCTACGACTGCTGTATGAAATGTTCCCACCTCTTTAACTTGTTGGATGCGAGAGGAGCGATCAGTGTGGCGCAACGGACAGGCTATATCGGCCGGGTCCGAAATCTTGCCAGGAAATGTGCTCAAGCCTATCTTGGTCAGCGGGAGCGGATGGGATTTCCACTCTTAGGCCACGCGGCGGCTTCCGCCCGTCCTCATAGAAAACAAAAAGTTATTTGA